From a single Pleurodeles waltl isolate 20211129_DDA chromosome 8, aPleWal1.hap1.20221129, whole genome shotgun sequence genomic region:
- the STX19 gene encoding syntaxin-19, protein MKDRLQELKLRAKELEASGEIDNDPSANDEVEPEFQQHAIVFEKEPVVESYMHGIQKLREDINNLEQEVETFGQQQRTLVSSMRRFSVMKTESNITTEIKIQAENINRRLDVLSKQAKKTEGENGASSGLARILRSQHAALFSHFQKTMFLYNNTIATKQDACKKFIVRQLEVAGKEVSEEELEKMVEQGKWDIFNENLLTDVKITKTQLSAIEQRQKELLNLETQMKELRDLFLQISLMVEEQGEVINNIEMNTANTEEYIHKTTEQIKLAVKYKKKHPCRVLCCCCCPCCD, encoded by the coding sequence ATGAAAGACCGCCTGCAAGAACTTAAGCTCAGGGCTAAGGAATTGGAAGCATCTGGAGAGATTGATAATGATCCCAGTGCAAATGACGAGGTTGAACCAGAATTCCAACAGCACGCAATTGTATTTGAAAAAGAGCCAGTTGTTGAGAGCTATATGCATGGAATTCAGAAACTACGAGAGGACATTAACAATTTGGAACAAGAAGTTGAGACATTCgggcaacagcaaagaactctagtGTCTTCAATGAGAAGGTTTAGTGTTATGAAAACGGAGAGTAATATTACCACAGAAATCAAAATTCAAGCCGAAAATATCAACCGGCGACTAGATGTTTTAAGTAAACAGGCAAAAAAGACAGAAGGAGAGAATGGAGCCTCATCTGGTCTCGCAAGGATACTTAGGTCCCAACATGCTGCCTTGTTTAGTCATTTTCAGAAGACTATGTTTCTGTACAACAACACAATTGCAACCAAGCAAGATGCTTGTAAGAAGTTCATTGTCCGACAGCTTGAGGTTGCTGGAAaggaagtgtcagaggaagaactgGAAAAAATGGTTGAACAAGGTAAATGGGACATTTTCAATGAAAACTTGCTCACAGATGTAAAGATTACAAAAACGCAACTCTCTGCAATTGAGCAGAGACAAAAGGAACTTCTAAACTTGGAAACGCAAATGAAGGAATTAAGGGATCTTTTTCTCCAAATTTCTCTGATGGTGGAAGAACAGGGAGAAGTAATCAATAACATTGAAATGAATACGGCTAATACAGAAGAGTATATCCACAAAACTACAGAGCAAATTAAGTTAGCTGTTAAATACAAGAAAAAGCATCCCTGCAGGGTGCTTTGCTGCTGCTGTTGCCCATGTTGTGACTAA